Proteins from a genomic interval of Clostridium scatologenes:
- a CDS encoding ATP-binding protein codes for MKIDGFKILKLVSLWKKNSNYSIPKNYEKKLAENVLISNNTRATIVCVVFTFLTLFQLILLYRPKHHHSHNLFLAYRNLALINILIVITCLVYLIIINSVSLKEQIRKIKFYKFFLVIFIFTIQLLNTLTSVNAQLYNGDITAFIAIMLIFSIVSIVEPYKSILISFTNFALLIIGLYLFNVHHSKLHPQTFNAFLVMIFAILLSIMNYYNFAKSFIQKSEILNKAEELEIYKNHLEELIEERTADLVQANANLLEETHIRHKAELEAIQSNIKYEEKERLLNKAVEYEKIRTEFFANISHELRTPLNVIFCAEQMLDIIFKGIGLDNDDQFKTDKYLHTIKQNSYRLLRLINNLIDITKMDAGYFEVTLSNNDIVKITEDITLSVVEYAENKNIRVIFDTEIEEKIIACDPDKIERIMLNLLSNAVKFTPKNGYIYVNIYNMTDKVIISVKDTGIGIDKSMQKLIFDRFVQVDKSISRRTEGSGIGLSLVKSLVEMHNGQISVVSELGEGSEFIIELPKVQAKTDNIKIEESNVCKKNKNIEKINLEFSDIYF; via the coding sequence ATGAAAATCGATGGTTTTAAAATATTGAAGCTTGTATCATTATGGAAGAAAAACTCAAATTATAGTATTCCTAAAAATTATGAAAAAAAGCTTGCAGAAAATGTTCTAATTTCTAATAATACAAGAGCAACAATTGTATGTGTTGTTTTTACATTCTTAACTTTATTTCAGCTTATATTATTATATCGACCAAAACATCATCATTCTCATAACCTTTTTTTAGCCTATAGAAATCTTGCTTTAATAAATATACTTATAGTAATTACATGTCTTGTATATTTAATTATAATTAATTCGGTAAGTCTGAAAGAACAAATTAGAAAGATAAAGTTTTATAAATTTTTTCTTGTAATTTTTATATTTACTATTCAACTTTTAAATACACTTACTTCAGTAAATGCTCAACTATATAACGGAGATATTACAGCCTTTATTGCAATCATGCTTATATTCTCCATCGTTTCAATAGTAGAACCCTATAAAAGTATATTGATTTCTTTTACTAATTTTGCTTTGTTGATTATTGGATTATACCTTTTTAATGTCCACCATTCCAAATTGCATCCTCAAACTTTTAATGCATTTTTGGTAATGATATTTGCCATCTTATTATCTATAATGAATTATTATAACTTTGCAAAAAGTTTTATTCAAAAAAGTGAAATCTTAAATAAAGCAGAGGAACTTGAAATTTATAAAAATCACTTAGAAGAGCTTATTGAAGAAAGAACAGCAGATTTAGTACAAGCTAATGCAAATCTTTTAGAAGAAACACATATTCGTCATAAGGCAGAACTTGAAGCTATACAATCAAATATAAAATATGAGGAAAAGGAACGTCTATTAAATAAAGCTGTGGAATATGAAAAAATACGTACAGAATTTTTTGCAAATATTTCTCATGAACTAAGGACACCTTTAAATGTAATTTTTTGTGCTGAGCAAATGCTAGATATTATTTTTAAAGGCATTGGTCTTGATAACGATGACCAATTTAAAACCGATAAATATTTACACACTATAAAACAAAATTCTTATAGATTACTTAGATTGATCAATAACTTAATTGATATAACAAAAATGGATGCTGGATATTTTGAAGTTACTTTATCTAATAATGACATTGTAAAAATCACTGAAGATATTACACTTTCTGTTGTTGAATATGCTGAAAATAAAAATATAAGGGTAATTTTTGATACTGAAATAGAAGAAAAAATTATTGCTTGTGATCCTGATAAAATTGAAAGAATAATGCTTAATTTACTTTCCAATGCAGTTAAGTTTACCCCTAAAAATGGATATATATATGTAAACATTTATAATATGACTGATAAAGTAATAATTTCTGTTAAAGATACAGGGATTGGAATAGATAAGAGTATGCAAAAGCTTATTTTTGATAGATTTGTTCAAGTGGATAAATCTATTTCAAGAAGAACTGAAGGCAGCGGTATAGGATTATCCCTGGTAAAGTCACTTGTTGAAATGCACAATGGACAAATATCTGTTGTAAGTGAGCTGGGTGAGGGTAGTGAATTTATAATAGAACTTCCAAAGGTACAAGCCAAAACTGATAATATAAAAATAGAAGAATCTAATGTCTGCAAGAAGAACAAAAATATTGAAAAGATAAATTTAGAATTTTCAGATATATATTTTTAA
- a CDS encoding PHP domain-containing protein, which yields MSFKIIADYHTHTNIAKGHIPLFNIIWGEHAKGSIESNVKAGIKRGLKEIAITDHGYKHIAFGMKVNQYEKLRKLIDDFNKSSSLKKNGFKILLGVECNIVTKEGDIDIKDEVIDYLDIICAGYHPGALQNPLLLTNYTEAAINAIEKYEISILNHPLEHVNPDIFEIGKVATLKNTALEINRSHRNMDIETIKKLKNMGVKFSLGSDAHKSQDVGNFGEAYNIAIKAGLTDDDIVNADGSAHISMKLLRN from the coding sequence ATGAGTTTTAAGATTATTGCAGACTATCATACTCATACTAATATTGCTAAAGGACATATTCCTTTATTTAATATTATTTGGGGAGAACATGCAAAAGGAAGTATTGAATCAAATGTTAAAGCTGGAATAAAAAGAGGGCTAAAAGAGATTGCCATAACAGACCATGGTTATAAACATATTGCTTTTGGTATGAAAGTAAATCAATATGAAAAATTACGTAAATTAATTGATGATTTTAATAAGAGTTCATCATTGAAGAAAAATGGGTTTAAGATTCTTCTTGGCGTGGAATGTAATATTGTCACTAAAGAGGGAGATATAGATATTAAAGATGAAGTAATTGATTACCTAGACATAATTTGTGCAGGTTATCATCCTGGAGCATTACAAAATCCACTTCTATTAACGAACTATACAGAAGCTGCAATTAATGCTATTGAAAAATATGAAATTTCAATATTAAATCATCCTTTAGAACATGTTAATCCAGATATTTTCGAAATTGGAAAGGTTGCTACTCTAAAAAACACTGCTTTGGAAATTAATAGAAGCCATAGAAATATGGATATTGAAACAATAAAAAAATTAAAGAATATGGGAGTTAAATTTTCCTTGGGAAGTGATGCACATAAATCCCAGGATGTGGGGAATTTTGGTGAAGCTTATAATATTGCAATTAAGGCAGGACTTACAGATGATGATATTGTTAATGCGGATGGAAGTGCACATATATCAATGAAATTATTAAGAAATTAG
- a CDS encoding alpha/beta hydrolase family protein translates to MISQIKFKKGTYNFHANPNFNYQLNRTYAWSNGDLEELKIAADKITDTVTWEKELLKLAEKALKEKRMEHAIAYYRMAEFFMYDGHPAKIITYDKAVNLFYDYNADLFKSGIIKRDLVPFGDAHLPVLYTIPEDGKYKDTILLHGGYDSYMEEFVPMVLYLRENGFAVYLFEGPGQGGALRKEGLTFISQWEIPVKSILDFYNLNDVTIIGLSLGGMLAPRAAAFEGRIKRVVAWSLLPNLFDIFLYDMPESFQQVTRLLMKMENEEVINLIMKNLMKKDPLIEWAINHGMHNMGVYTPYEYLKKINQFQYMDVAAEITQDFLLIGAEKDHFIPVEFCKSIIEELKNVKSLTYRLFTEKESAENHCNAGNTKLVLDTIINWIKVIKQF, encoded by the coding sequence ATGATAAGTCAGATTAAATTTAAAAAAGGAACTTATAATTTTCATGCCAATCCAAACTTCAATTATCAATTAAATCGTACCTACGCTTGGAGTAACGGTGACTTGGAAGAGCTTAAAATTGCTGCTGACAAAATTACAGATACTGTGACATGGGAAAAGGAATTGCTAAAATTAGCTGAAAAAGCATTGAAAGAAAAACGTATGGAACATGCTATAGCTTATTATCGTATGGCGGAATTCTTTATGTATGATGGACATCCTGCCAAAATCATTACGTACGACAAAGCTGTTAATCTTTTCTATGATTATAATGCTGATTTATTCAAATCTGGAATTATTAAAAGAGATTTAGTACCATTTGGTGATGCTCATCTTCCTGTATTATACACTATTCCTGAAGATGGTAAATATAAGGATACAATTTTACTCCATGGTGGATACGATTCTTATATGGAAGAATTTGTACCAATGGTGCTTTATTTACGAGAAAACGGATTTGCGGTTTATCTTTTTGAAGGACCTGGTCAAGGTGGAGCGCTAAGAAAAGAAGGCTTGACATTTATTTCGCAATGGGAAATTCCAGTAAAATCCATATTGGATTTTTACAACTTGAATGATGTAACGATTATTGGGCTGTCTCTTGGTGGAATGTTGGCACCTAGAGCTGCCGCATTTGAAGGACGGATTAAACGTGTTGTTGCTTGGAGTTTACTGCCAAATTTATTTGACATATTTTTATATGATATGCCTGAGAGTTTTCAACAAGTGACACGTTTACTGATGAAAATGGAAAACGAAGAAGTTATTAATTTAATAATGAAGAATTTAATGAAAAAAGATCCACTGATTGAATGGGCCATAAATCATGGAATGCATAATATGGGGGTGTACACTCCATATGAGTATTTGAAAAAGATAAATCAATTCCAATACATGGATGTTGCCGCTGAGATAACTCAAGATTTTTTACTTATAGGTGCTGAAAAAGACCACTTTATTCCTGTTGAATTTTGCAAGTCCATCATTGAAGAGTTAAAAAATGTTAAATCTTTGACATATAGACTTTTTACTGAGAAGGAAAGTGCTGAAAATCATTGCAACGCTGGGAATACCAAACTAGTCCTTGACACAATTATAAATTGGATAAAAGTAATTAAGCAGTTTTAA
- a CDS encoding 4Fe-4S binding protein: MKNNLVKGLRYVILAAVLIFVTIQSYLHTTIGGKDYASIHALCPYGALESLYSLLFSGTFIKKIFSGTFILLGLTLILSLTFRRSFCGLICPLGTIQELFGKLGKKLFKKRFELPKKIDNPLRYLKYVVLFVTIYYGWKTAGLWMSPYDPWAAYGHAGEGIPSLIEEFPIGSILLLVTIIGSILYDRFFCKYLCPMGAFYGILSKVSPGKITRDENTCVNCGLCNKNCPANIKISEMKTIKSAECLNCQSCILSCPVKDTLKFKFLGKGIAPLAVIIIVISIFFGGIAIAKISNVYETTPAPITSSTTLTPEEIKGYMTIKEAATALKMDIGELYRKLNIPTTVPKDTKLKDIKNFISGFEFENAKENLKTTNVTKTTPVPVTSSSPLNSEEIKGSMTIQDTATALKIDIGELYKKLNIPNTVPKDTKLRDVKNFVPGFEFKTARESLK, translated from the coding sequence ATGAAAAACAATTTAGTTAAAGGCCTCCGTTATGTTATATTAGCTGCTGTTCTTATTTTTGTTACTATACAATCCTACTTACATACTACTATTGGTGGTAAGGACTACGCCTCAATCCATGCATTATGTCCCTATGGTGCATTAGAATCCTTGTATAGTTTGCTCTTTAGCGGTACCTTTATTAAAAAAATTTTTTCTGGTACCTTCATCCTACTTGGACTAACATTAATACTTTCACTCACCTTTAGAAGAAGCTTCTGTGGTCTGATTTGTCCATTGGGAACTATTCAAGAGCTTTTTGGTAAACTCGGCAAAAAGCTTTTTAAGAAAAGATTTGAATTACCTAAAAAAATAGACAATCCTCTAAGATACCTAAAATATGTTGTTCTCTTTGTAACAATATACTATGGATGGAAAACTGCAGGATTATGGATGTCTCCTTATGATCCATGGGCTGCTTATGGACATGCAGGTGAGGGCATACCTTCCCTTATTGAAGAATTTCCAATCGGTTCAATATTATTGCTAGTTACTATTATTGGTTCAATATTATATGATAGATTTTTCTGTAAATACCTTTGTCCTATGGGTGCCTTTTATGGAATATTATCAAAAGTAAGTCCTGGAAAAATTACTAGAGATGAAAATACCTGTGTAAATTGTGGATTATGTAATAAAAATTGTCCTGCTAACATTAAGATTTCTGAAATGAAAACAATTAAATCCGCTGAATGCCTAAATTGCCAAAGCTGTATATTATCTTGTCCAGTGAAGGATACACTTAAATTTAAATTCTTAGGTAAAGGAATTGCACCTTTAGCAGTTATAATTATTGTAATTTCAATATTCTTTGGAGGCATTGCAATTGCTAAGATATCCAATGTATACGAGACCACTCCAGCACCTATAACTTCTTCTACAACTCTTACTCCAGAAGAAATCAAGGGTTATATGACCATTAAAGAAGCTGCTACTGCTTTAAAAATGGATATAGGTGAATTATATAGAAAGTTAAATATACCTACTACCGTGCCAAAAGATACTAAATTAAAAGATATTAAAAATTTTATATCAGGTTTTGAATTCGAGAATGCAAAAGAAAATTTAAAAACAACTAATGTAACTAAAACAACTCCAGTACCAGTTACTTCTTCCTCACCTCTTAATTCAGAGGAAATTAAAGGTTCTATGACCATTCAAGATACTGCCACAGCTTTAAAAATAGATATAGGTGAATTATATAAAAAGTTAAATATACCTAATACGGTACCAAAAGATACTAAATTAAGAGATGTTAAGAACTTTGTACCAGGTTTTGAATTTAAAACAGCTAGGGAAAGCTTAAAATAA
- a CDS encoding 4Fe-4S binding protein — MTIATIANKNNQQEELIQNALKIKDSSSKEKTLKELGISEKDASSKIQKALNFKAEEILFPPRIIALLVFLGIVLAANKFICGWACQFGTLKDFIFRLNRDSKDKEGIFKQYKIPFYISNTIRIVFFILFTFIAFVWSFDIVEAINPFTIFKPAALTSISIVFIFLLLVSSLFIYRPWCHLFCPFGLLGWIVKKCSRYKI, encoded by the coding sequence ATGACAATAGCTACTATCGCTAACAAAAACAATCAGCAAGAAGAACTAATTCAAAATGCTTTAAAAATAAAGGACAGCAGTAGTAAAGAAAAAACATTGAAAGAACTTGGTATTAGTGAAAAAGATGCAAGTTCAAAGATACAAAAGGCTTTAAATTTTAAAGCAGAAGAAATTCTATTTCCACCTAGAATCATTGCACTTTTAGTTTTTTTAGGAATCGTTCTTGCTGCAAACAAATTTATTTGCGGATGGGCATGCCAGTTTGGTACTCTCAAAGATTTTATTTTTCGCTTAAATAGAGACTCTAAAGACAAAGAAGGGATATTTAAACAATACAAAATTCCATTTTATATTTCTAACACAATTCGAATTGTATTTTTCATTCTATTTACTTTTATTGCTTTTGTATGGTCCTTCGACATTGTTGAAGCAATTAATCCTTTTACTATATTTAAACCAGCTGCACTAACATCAATAAGTATTGTTTTCATATTTCTACTATTAGTAAGCAGCCTTTTTATTTACAGACCTTGGTGCCACCTATTCTGTCCCTTTGGTCTTTTAGGATGGATTGTTAAAAAATGCAGTCGATATAAAATTTAG
- a CDS encoding flavodoxin family protein, with amino-acid sequence MTKHKKILGICVSSRKDGNSSIILNELLRPAKEAGHKIEILNLGSLKILPCRGCFACSSSHKCVLKDDLEMIKERIEMADAIALTSPCYYLSAPSILKAIMDRSAAWAISKTANSSKKRYGVAVSVAGGAPIEFSLQRIFTSLFLGLNNCEITGQLTIGHTFNKGEVLLNPSKLKLVFELGENFLHSIEVDHCIKSAINECEEKLACQHCLSDAFQIYKDGRLICPVCGGELKRANEKNVIVGFNRFSVQGAQEHNAHIVNNVIGGMLAVDEIKQRLQNYWKSDVLPKEGYQINFDLTGVKNSLDWDNEALKALKVAIPAAFQEIIKKVITKKVLQNGETCITKETVQRYLPKF; translated from the coding sequence ATGACAAAGCATAAAAAGATACTAGGAATTTGCGTTAGTAGTCGAAAAGATGGTAATAGCTCCATTATCTTAAATGAGCTGCTGAGGCCAGCCAAAGAAGCAGGACATAAAATTGAAATTTTAAATTTGGGGTCATTAAAAATTTTACCTTGCAGAGGTTGCTTTGCTTGCAGCAGTTCTCATAAATGTGTCCTAAAAGATGATCTGGAGATGATTAAGGAAAGGATAGAAATGGCTGATGCTATTGCATTAACATCGCCTTGCTATTATCTTTCTGCACCATCCATATTAAAAGCAATTATGGATAGGTCTGCTGCTTGGGCCATTAGCAAAACAGCGAATAGCAGCAAAAAAAGGTACGGAGTAGCAGTGTCAGTTGCTGGTGGAGCACCAATTGAATTTTCACTTCAAAGAATTTTTACAAGTTTATTTTTAGGATTAAATAATTGTGAAATTACTGGTCAATTAACCATCGGACATACTTTCAATAAAGGAGAGGTTTTACTAAATCCAAGTAAGTTGAAGTTAGTGTTTGAGCTTGGTGAAAACTTTCTTCATTCCATTGAAGTAGATCACTGCATCAAATCAGCAATTAATGAATGTGAAGAGAAATTGGCATGCCAACATTGTTTGTCAGATGCATTTCAAATTTATAAAGACGGTCGTTTGATATGCCCAGTCTGCGGTGGAGAATTGAAACGTGCAAATGAAAAAAATGTTATAGTTGGCTTTAATCGATTTTCCGTGCAAGGAGCACAAGAGCATAATGCGCATATTGTGAATAATGTAATTGGTGGAATGCTGGCTGTAGATGAAATCAAACAAAGACTACAAAATTATTGGAAGTCTGATGTGTTACCCAAAGAAGGTTATCAAATTAATTTTGATTTAACTGGAGTAAAGAATTCATTAGATTGGGATAATGAAGCGCTTAAAGCTTTAAAAGTTGCTATTCCTGCTGCATTTCAAGAAATCATCAAGAAAGTCATTACTAAAAAAGTACTTCAAAACGGTGAAACTTGCATAACAAAGGAAACTGTACAACGCTATCTACCTAAATTTTAA
- a CDS encoding DUF3189 family protein — protein sequence MIYIYNCYGGTHSSILAVAYHLKMLDENREPTKDEILGLPNFNKLVYGNRGELFYYGCDEDKNKVYVIGRGRSKVLIPGLYNLATMLHKQNLLDEKIIFSNVSPTVPLPMTFGGLFSRWLKIDFIGVPLLVMGAKQAYKNIIKLVYHTKKAGKKADSEVIILDNKEFGKK from the coding sequence ATGATATACATATATAATTGCTATGGAGGAACCCATTCATCTATTTTAGCAGTGGCTTATCACTTAAAAATGTTGGATGAAAACCGAGAACCGACTAAAGATGAAATATTGGGATTACCTAACTTTAATAAGTTAGTATATGGAAATCGTGGAGAACTTTTTTATTATGGATGTGATGAAGATAAAAACAAAGTTTATGTCATAGGCAGGGGACGTTCAAAGGTCTTAATTCCGGGATTATACAATTTAGCTACTATGCTTCATAAACAAAATCTATTAGATGAGAAAATTATATTTTCCAATGTGTCGCCAACTGTTCCATTGCCAATGACCTTTGGTGGATTATTTTCTAGGTGGCTAAAAATTGATTTTATAGGAGTGCCTTTGCTTGTAATGGGAGCAAAACAAGCATACAAGAACATTATAAAACTTGTATATCACACAAAGAAGGCAGGAAAGAAGGCTGATTCAGAGGTTATTATTCTAGATAATAAGGAATTTGGGAAAAAATAA
- a CDS encoding amino acid permease, with protein sequence MLKNAVDIKFRRIDNASSPWIYDKYKCKSTYSYIISRIKKAPSLFAKTSKKGFYRNSWILVGAVSLVLVTLSFLLSQKLFNYLVSAYSYFTFINWMTNLFTYLIWLKKRNKDEVYESSLVFGRFCAYVTILAIIFMFVMSLGVPNFRMGSYSSLIIIILIAFSYVILNKAYLENS encoded by the coding sequence TTGTTAAAAAATGCAGTCGATATAAAATTTAGGAGGATTGATAATGCTTCAAGTCCTTGGATCTATGACAAGTATAAATGTAAATCGACTTACTCATACATCATTAGCAGAATCAAAAAAGCTCCATCTCTTTTTGCCAAAACATCTAAAAAAGGGTTCTATCGTAATAGCTGGATTTTAGTTGGTGCAGTTTCTCTTGTGTTAGTAACCCTGTCATTTTTATTATCCCAAAAGCTTTTTAATTATTTAGTTTCCGCTTACTCATATTTTACATTTATAAATTGGATGACTAATTTATTTACCTATCTCATATGGCTAAAAAAACGTAACAAGGATGAAGTTTATGAATCATCATTAGTGTTCGGTAGATTTTGTGCATATGTTACTATACTCGCTATTATCTTCATGTTTGTTATGAGCTTAGGAGTACCTAACTTTAGGATGGGATCTTATTCATCTTTAATAATAATTATTCTAATTGCTTTTAGTTATGTAATTTTAAATAAAGCCTATTTAGAGAATAGTTAG
- a CDS encoding xanthine dehydrogenase family protein molybdopterin-binding subunit encodes MSNINGIGVSIPRKEAFDKVTGSARYTDDVSFPGMLYAKVLGSHYAHAKIKSINITEAKKLPGVQAIITGDFFPTLCGTVLEDRPPIARDKVRYYGEPVAVVVANSEQQAMKALKLINVEYIHLPVVNSINDALKPNATLVHENLMQYKHAVHDVYPEENTNISDRIQIRKGDMQKAWAESEVIIEGNFSLPQSDHLAIETRNARAQIMSDGRVIIYTSSQGPYSVKKLLSEYYNIPEGNIIVKVPFVGGGFGGKAAMQLETIAYLASKAVNGRLVRVANSREDDIETSPCRIGVEANIKIGATKDGIIKALEAKYMVDGGAYADIGPRMAKAIAADCSGPYNIENVWCDAICVYTNHTYVTSYRGFGHAEYTFCMERMMDKLAASTGIDALELRIKNAIKPEQYTPTQVKTTISNIGNLSGCLTKLKELVKWDEGQVIYTEEGMIKAKGIGCLWKTSDSPVNAVSGAFLTFNSDGSININSGTVEIGPSTKTTLAQILAEKLKMDVGRIHVFMGVDTQVSPEHWKTVASMSTYMAGRAVLKAADDLIKQLKSSAADIMKSYPEDLDIAEEKVYLKQDPTIYVSFKDLVRGHKEPNGLAVEGQILGRGSFIMNHITDLDEATGKGKPGPAWTVGAQAVEIEYDPLNYSYRLLKAITVLDVGKIINPKTSRGLIMGGVNMGFGIATREAFEYDYNGKMQNTTLRTYKPMRFGENPEYVVEFIETPQIDAPFGARGLAEHGIIAIPVAFANAISHAANCEFDSLPITPEVIWKAKTGGKYDTL; translated from the coding sequence TTGAGTAATATAAATGGAATTGGAGTAAGTATACCAAGAAAAGAAGCTTTTGATAAAGTTACTGGATCAGCAAGATATACAGATGATGTTTCCTTTCCAGGTATGTTATATGCTAAAGTTCTTGGAAGCCACTATGCACATGCAAAAATTAAATCCATAAATATAACTGAAGCAAAGAAGCTGCCAGGTGTTCAGGCTATAATAACAGGAGATTTTTTTCCTACGCTTTGTGGAACTGTGCTGGAGGATAGACCACCCATAGCAAGGGATAAAGTTCGCTATTATGGTGAACCAGTTGCAGTAGTTGTTGCAAATAGTGAGCAACAAGCAATGAAAGCTTTAAAGCTAATAAATGTAGAATATATACATTTACCTGTTGTTAACTCAATAAATGATGCCTTAAAACCCAATGCAACTCTTGTGCATGAAAATTTAATGCAGTATAAACATGCAGTTCATGATGTATATCCTGAAGAAAATACTAACATTTCTGATCGAATTCAAATAAGAAAAGGCGATATGCAAAAGGCCTGGGCAGAAAGTGAAGTTATAATAGAAGGAAATTTTTCACTTCCACAATCAGACCATCTTGCAATAGAGACTAGAAATGCAAGAGCGCAAATTATGAGTGATGGAAGAGTAATAATTTATACTTCTTCACAAGGGCCTTATTCTGTGAAAAAACTCTTAAGTGAATATTATAATATACCAGAAGGAAATATAATTGTTAAAGTTCCATTTGTAGGTGGAGGTTTTGGTGGAAAGGCAGCTATGCAGCTAGAAACTATAGCATATTTAGCATCAAAAGCTGTTAATGGAAGATTAGTTAGAGTAGCCAATTCAAGAGAAGATGATATTGAAACTTCTCCCTGTAGAATTGGTGTTGAGGCAAATATAAAAATAGGTGCAACAAAGGATGGAATTATTAAAGCTCTTGAAGCTAAATATATGGTTGATGGCGGAGCTTATGCAGACATTGGTCCGCGTATGGCTAAAGCAATAGCAGCAGATTGTTCAGGGCCATACAACATTGAAAATGTGTGGTGTGATGCAATATGTGTTTATACTAACCATACTTATGTTACTTCTTATCGCGGCTTTGGTCATGCAGAATATACATTTTGTATGGAGAGAATGATGGATAAATTAGCAGCAAGCACTGGTATTGATGCTTTAGAATTAAGAATTAAAAATGCTATAAAGCCTGAACAATATACACCGACACAGGTTAAAACAACCATTAGCAATATTGGCAATTTATCAGGTTGTCTTACAAAATTAAAGGAATTAGTTAAATGGGATGAAGGGCAAGTAATATATACAGAAGAAGGTATGATAAAGGCAAAGGGAATAGGATGTCTTTGGAAGACCTCTGATTCACCAGTTAACGCTGTTTCAGGTGCTTTTCTTACCTTTAATAGTGATGGAAGTATAAATATTAATTCCGGTACGGTTGAAATCGGTCCATCAACAAAAACTACTTTGGCTCAAATACTTGCCGAAAAATTAAAAATGGATGTAGGAAGAATTCATGTATTTATGGGAGTAGATACTCAAGTTTCACCAGAACATTGGAAAACCGTTGCAAGTATGTCAACCTATATGGCAGGCAGAGCAGTGCTTAAAGCTGCAGATGATCTTATAAAGCAGCTTAAAAGTTCAGCTGCTGATATTATGAAATCTTACCCAGAAGATTTGGATATTGCAGAAGAAAAGGTTTATTTAAAGCAGGATCCTACCATATATGTTTCGTTTAAGGATTTAGTTCGAGGTCATAAAGAACCTAATGGTCTTGCAGTTGAAGGACAAATACTTGGCCGCGGCAGTTTTATAATGAATCATATCACTGATTTAGATGAAGCAACAGGAAAAGGTAAACCAGGGCCAGCATGGACTGTAGGTGCTCAAGCAGTTGAGATAGAGTATGATCCTTTGAATTATTCATACAGACTTTTAAAGGCAATTACTGTTTTAGATGTAGGAAAAATAATTAATCCCAAAACCTCAAGAGGGTTGATAATGGGGGGAGTTAATATGGGATTTGGAATAGCTACAAGAGAAGCTTTTGAATATGACTATAATGGTAAAATGCAAAATACTACGCTGCGTACTTATAAACCTATGAGATTTGGGGAAAATCCAGAATATGTAGTTGAGTTTATTGAAACACCTCAAATTGATGCACCTTTCGGAGCACGCGGACTTGCGGAACACGGTATAATAGCAATTCCAGTTGCTTTTGCAAATGCTATATCTCATGCAGCTAATTGTGAGTTTGATAGCTTACCTATTACACCAGAAGTAATTTGGAAGGCTAAGACTGGAGGAAAATATGATACCCTTTGA